In the Natrinema amylolyticum genome, TCGTCGGCGCGACGGGCGCTGCGACGGCACAGCCGGCCGACGGTCCCCCGAACGATCTGCCGGATCCGGTCCCGGAGTTCGTCGGCGACATCCTTGAGACGATAACTGAGTTCGTTAGCGGTGCCGTCGAGTCGCTCGGCGAGGTCGTTCGGAGCCTCATCCCCGGCGGTGATGCGGCCGGGTCGAACGACGCAACCGAGTGACAGACCGCTGTCTTTTTCAGACCGAATCCGTCCTTCAATGTCGGAAGCGTGCCACTCGGGCCGGTTCTCCGACTTCCGTATGTTTTAACCGAGGTGGCAAGTACCGACTCGTATGAACGTTCGCGTCGGCGTGACTGCCGTGGTCATCGCGGTCCTTCTCGTCGCAGCGGGACCGGTCGCCACCGTTACCGGAGCCGCGACCGCCGGGCAGCGCCAATCGAGTCCGTTCGCGGTTCAGCAGGACCGGATCGATGCGGACGAGGTCCGAATGGACGTTGCGCTCCGGCCGAACGGCACCGCCGAGTGGACCCTCGAGTTCTGGGTTCGGCTCGACGACGAGGAGAGCACGACGGCGTTCGAATCGCTGCGGGACGAGATTCGGACCGATCCCGCGAATCACACACAGTCGTTCGCCGATCGGATGAACGAGACCGTTTCGACGGCGAGCAACGCGACGGGCCGCGAGATGTCCGCCGACGGGTTCGACGTGACGACCGCGCGCCAGTCCCTCGCGCGCGAGTACGGCGTCGTCCGATACACCTTCCGCTGGGACGGGTTCGCCGCCGTCGAGGGCGACGAACTCCGCGCGGGCGACGCGATCGAGGGGCTCTACCTCGACGACGGGACGCGATTGTTAGTCGAGTGGCCGGACGGCTACGAGCGAACGTCGGTCACGCCCGATCCGGACGACGAGCGCGAGCGGGCCGTGATCTGGCGGGGCGGCGAGACCGACTTCGTCTCCGGCGAACCGCGAGTCGTCGCGACCGCCGCGGGAACCGGTCCGAGCGCGGCCGCGATGGCGATCGCTGCGGTCGTCGTCGGCGGGCTCGCCGTCGCCGGCGTGCGGTGGTACCGCACCCGCGAGTCGACAACGGCGCAGCCGGCCGGGGGAGACGACGCTCTCGATTCGGATTCCGATGCCGGAACCGAACCGACCGGCGGTTCGGGAACCGCGTCGGTGTCGGCGACGGCCGACGAGTCGGCGGATGCGAGCGCGACCGGCGCGCCCGACACGGAGCTACTCAGCAACGAGGAACAGGTCCTCCGACTCGTCGAGGAGCGGGGCGGCCGGATGAAACAGCAGGCGGTCGTCGAGGAACTCGGCTGGACCGACGCGAAGACCAGCAAGGTCGTCAGCGGCCTCCGCGAAGACGAGAAACTCGAGTCGTTCCGCCTCGGTCGCGAGAACGTGCTCTCCCTCCCCGACGCGGACGACGAGAGGACGAACGAGACCAGCGGTGACGGGGCGAAATGACTCGAAGCCGACCGCGCGACGAATCGGATCCATCGGCAGCACCGAATCCGTCGAAATCGTGGAAATCGGCGAAACCGCCGGACGGCAACGGATCGAAAACGGCGTTGAATCGGAGCAACCGTCGATGAATCCAAGTCACCGTCTCGCGTGTCTATCACCGAACGAACCGATCACTCACCAATGAATCGAATCACGTCGATCACGCTGGCAGCGATACTCGTCGTCGCGACGATCGCGGTCCCCCTCGCCGCGGCGAGCGTCGTCTCGAGCGGTGGAGCGCAAGGGGAGACCGACTCCGACGCGGGCAACGAGTCGATCAGACCAGGCGAGCGATTCGCCGCCGCCGTTGGCGTTCAGAACGCCGAGATCGAGGGCGACGTCTCGGAACGAGCCTTCGGTGCCAGAATCGCGAACGCCGAGTCGAACCGGACGAAAGCCGCCGTCGTCGCCGCGGGGGTCAACGAGACCGACGCGCGCATGACGGAACTCGAGGAGCGACTCGCGGACCTCAACGAGTCCCGCGAGAGCGGGGAGATCAGCGAGGGGCGCTATCGCGCCGAAGTCGCGACGACCGTCGCCGAGATGCGGAGCCTCGAGCGACGTGCCGCGACGGCGGAGACCGCCGCGGCCGAATTACCCCCCGAAGCGCTCGCGGAGCGCAACGTCGACCTCGAGTCGATTCGAACGCTGCGGGAGCGAGCCGGCGACCTCGGCGGACCCGAAACCGCGGCGATCGCTCGCTCGATCGCCGGCAACGGTGCCGACAGATCGGCCGGGAACGAGCGCGGCCCCGACGGTCCGAACAACGCCGGCGAGAACCGGTCCGACGATAGTCGCGCCAGCGGGCCGGAGAACGCAAACGAGTCGCCGTAGCGCGACCCGTCTGCCTCGAGGCGGAGCGATCCGTCCGCTTGGGGCCTCGAGAGCAGTCCGTTCGATCGCCGTTGACCACCGGCTCTGCCCGAGTTGTCGACAGGGTCTCATGGACGCGGTCGAGATGATTCGAACGGCGTGATGACCGCTGTGGCAGCGCCGAACGGATATTCTCCGGCAGTCACCATTGCACTCTCGTTTTTTGACGCGTGCCGACGTAGATCGGTGAGAAATGGTCGACGCGTATGCGATGATCGACACCGCGACCGGAACGTCCGATGAGGTGTGCGAAACCCTCCGCGATGCGGAGGGTATCGCCGCGGCGTACGTCATCACGGGAGACTTCGACGTGATGGTCGAATTGACAGGCGACGAACCCCGCGACCTCCTCGAGACGGTGACGACCACCATTCGGCCGCTCAAGGGAGTCGGCGCGACCCGAACGTACGTCTGTGTCGACTGACACCGGAGAGATCGATCCGATCGGGTCCTGCTGAGTAGACTCATCCGCAGAACGCCATCGAGAGGGCTCCGAACCGCTCGCCGTGACTGATGAGTACCGCAGTCACGCGGTTACAGTTAGACACACCTCGAGAGCCGAGAGGACTGATCGGATCCGATCCGGGAGATCGGTGGACGGGCTCCGTCGCACCGGCACGTCTCGTCACTGCATGAGCGCATAGTGGTCGATCAACAGCCAATTTTGCTGAGTCCGTCGCGGCTCGAGTTCGGAAACACCGATCGAATTCCAGAGAGCCGGTATACCCGCGTAAATGCGGTCAAATCGGCGAAACTCGTCGATATCAACTATCCGGATTAAGTAGTTGTCCGAGAAGGAACAGATGTGATGAACGGAACGAAACTACTCACGGCGGCGATGGCGGCACTGGTATTGATCGGCGGCCTGACTGCCGTCGGCGCGGCGACACCCGCGGACGTATCGAACGCAACTAGCGGCGAAGCGGATGTGGCGAACGCGAACGATGTAGACGGCCACACGTCCGAGGCAGCGAACGCGAGCGAGAACGCTGACACGGCTGACGATCGGTCCGATACTGTCGGGCCGGCTGACGGGCTGCCCGAACAGGCGGCTGATCACGTGAGCGAAATTCACAGCACTATCGAGTCGTTCCTCGACGGATCGATCGATTCCCTCGGCGACTCGCTGAGCGCCCTCCAGCTCGACGACAGTACGGAGGAGTCCAGTGAGAACGGCGGCGACGACGCAGCGACCCAGAACGACTAACGCGCGGAAACGGACACCGAGTCCATCATCGGACGAATAGCGATCACAGATCACACGAATTCAAACCCATGACAGAACTCAACCGACGGATGTATCTCAAAACGGCGGGCATCGCAACGGCAGGAACGATCGGATTGGCCGGCTGTACCGGCGCGAACGCGACGACTGGGACGCTCGCGACGCAGGTTACGGACCAGCCGGGAGACATCGCCGACTTTGAGTCGTGCGTCGTCACGATCCAGGGAATCTGGGTCAAACCGAGCGGTAACGACGCCGATGGCGACGGATCGGACTCCACGGACAACGAAACCGACGATCAGCAAGATGGTAACGAGACGGTCGACGAACAGGACGAAACCGACGTCGACGAAAGTGACGAGCGCGAGTACCACGAGTTCGACGACCCCCAGGAGGCGGACCTCGTAAAACTGCAGAACGGGAACACGCAGCTCGTCGACGAGAGCGAGCTCGAGGCCCGGGAGTACGAATTCCTCCAGCTCGATGTGACGGGCGTCGAGGGCGTGCTCGAGGACGGGGGAGAGGCGAACGTCGGGACGCCCGGCGATGCCCCACTGCAGTTCAAGCACCGGTTCGAGATCCGCGAGGACCAGACCACGACGTTCGTGGGCGATTTCACGCCCGTTCGTCGAGGCCAGACCGAACAGTACCTCTTCCAGCCCGTCGCGGGCGGGACGAAGGTCGAGTACGAGGAGACGACACAGGATGATGGGTAGCACAGCGGTGCTGTTCGCCGGCCCGATCAGCTCGCCACTGCTGCTCGTCGTGGCGGCGATCCTGGTGATCCTCGTACTGGTGTTCGGGCGGGGCCTGTTGGCGTTGACGTGGCGGGTCGTCCTCAACGCCCTCGCCATCGTCCTCGCCATCTGGGTACTCGCTGCACTCGGTATCGGCCCGTTTTGAGCCGTCGCGATTTCGAAAGCGTGTGTTAGTCGGCGTCAGTAACACGAGCGATGTTCAGTAACACGTAGTCGTTTAGCTGCTTTTGAGACGAATCGAACGGAGACCGCCGATCGGAACCGAGTCACGACGGAACGGATTCCGACGCGATCTCGCAGACACAATCGACGATCGAATCGTTCGCGCCCCCGACGAACCAGTTCGATCCCGACTCGGTCCGCGACCCGCTCTCCGCCGCGAACCGTTCGCCCAGCAGTTGTTCCTCTCGGTCCGGTCGATAGCAGACGATACCGTCCAACTGCCCCCGCGCGAGGAGTCCCCAGTGGACGGTCGGGCTCCAGCTTTCCAGACGGCGCTTGCAGCGGTCCTCGAGCGCCCGGTTGATCGACGCCGAGACGGATCGATACTCGGCGTTACGTTTCACGTCGTGGCCGATCACCGAGACGACGGTCGCAGTCGACGGGTCGGCGTCGCTCTCGGCTCGGACGGGACGGCCGTTGTACCGAACGCCGTCGTTGCGCCGCCCTACGTACAGGTCGTCGAGTAGCGGCACGTACA is a window encoding:
- a CDS encoding Lrp/AsnC ligand binding domain-containing protein, with amino-acid sequence MVDAYAMIDTATGTSDEVCETLRDAEGIAAAYVITGDFDVMVELTGDEPRDLLETVTTTIRPLKGVGATRTYVCVD
- a CDS encoding DUF4382 domain-containing protein, with protein sequence MTELNRRMYLKTAGIATAGTIGLAGCTGANATTGTLATQVTDQPGDIADFESCVVTIQGIWVKPSGNDADGDGSDSTDNETDDQQDGNETVDEQDETDVDESDEREYHEFDDPQEADLVKLQNGNTQLVDESELEAREYEFLQLDVTGVEGVLEDGGEANVGTPGDAPLQFKHRFEIREDQTTTFVGDFTPVRRGQTEQYLFQPVAGGTKVEYEETTQDDG
- a CDS encoding inositol monophosphatase family protein; translated protein: MDDSLATIERTAIEACRTGGDFLRDASRSKETTAERLEHDVKSSADTGAERRILDVIRSRFPDHRIEAEESGIHEGRGEYEWLVDPLDGTNNFESGLPSFATAITVLANDEPVLGVVYVPLLDDLYVGRRNDGVRYNGRPVRAESDADPSTATVVSVIGHDVKRNAEYRSVSASINRALEDRCKRRLESWSPTVHWGLLARGQLDGIVCYRPDREEQLLGERFAAESGSRTESGSNWFVGGANDSIVDCVCEIASESVPS
- a CDS encoding DUF7345 domain-containing protein; the protein is MNVRVGVTAVVIAVLLVAAGPVATVTGAATAGQRQSSPFAVQQDRIDADEVRMDVALRPNGTAEWTLEFWVRLDDEESTTAFESLRDEIRTDPANHTQSFADRMNETVSTASNATGREMSADGFDVTTARQSLAREYGVVRYTFRWDGFAAVEGDELRAGDAIEGLYLDDGTRLLVEWPDGYERTSVTPDPDDERERAVIWRGGETDFVSGEPRVVATAAGTGPSAAAMAIAAVVVGGLAVAGVRWYRTRESTTAQPAGGDDALDSDSDAGTEPTGGSGTASVSATADESADASATGAPDTELLSNEEQVLRLVEERGGRMKQQAVVEELGWTDAKTSKVVSGLREDEKLESFRLGRENVLSLPDADDERTNETSGDGAK